One genomic window of Phycisphaerales bacterium includes the following:
- the groL gene encoding chaperonin GroEL (60 kDa chaperone family; promotes refolding of misfolded polypeptides especially under stressful conditions; forms two stacked rings of heptamers to form a barrel-shaped 14mer; ends can be capped by GroES; misfolded proteins enter the barrel where they are refolded when GroES binds), which produces MAVKELTFDTDARQALLAGVEKLARAVKSTLGPKGRNAVLDKSWGGPTVTKDGVSVAEEIELRDPAEDMGARLVKEAASKTSDDAGDGTTTATVLAEALFRQGLKYVAAGVDANALVRGMRLAVEAATGAIDDLATPIKGKADIQNVATISANNDAEIGKIMADAFEKVGKDGVITVEEGRGLETEVTVVEGMQFDRGYLSANFVTDADAMRVEFDKALVLIHEDKIDNVQKLVPVLEKVMSAKKPLLIIAEDITGEALSTLVINKLRGTLQVAAVKAPGYGDRRKAMLNDIAVLTGATAVMKDLGMDLEKVTLGDLGMAKKVEIDADNTTIIEGAGKTSDIQSRIGQIRREIEESTSDYDREKLQERLAKLAGGVAQIKVGAASEAEMKERKARVEDALHATRAAVAEGIVPGGGTSFIHAVAAIEKLKEWKAVFGKERDVSADEVGHAKYDVASGMHMVRDALTVPTKTIADNAGVKGTVVVARIQEQIESDPKTNFGYNALTDTYEDLVKAGVMTPAKVDRSALQNAASVASVLLAADCLITEKPGADDDAGGAPDMDGMGGMGGMGGMGMGGMGGMPGMGGMGF; this is translated from the coding sequence ATGGCCGTCAAAGAGCTGACCTTCGACACCGACGCACGCCAGGCCCTGCTCGCCGGCGTGGAGAAGCTGGCCCGCGCGGTCAAGAGCACCCTGGGGCCCAAAGGCCGCAACGCGGTGCTCGACAAGTCCTGGGGCGGGCCGACCGTGACCAAGGACGGCGTGTCCGTTGCGGAGGAGATCGAGCTTCGCGACCCGGCCGAGGACATGGGCGCCCGGCTGGTGAAGGAAGCCGCCAGCAAGACCAGCGACGACGCCGGCGACGGCACGACCACCGCCACCGTGCTGGCCGAGGCCCTCTTCCGCCAGGGCCTGAAGTACGTGGCCGCGGGCGTGGACGCCAACGCTCTGGTCCGCGGCATGCGTCTGGCCGTGGAGGCGGCCACCGGCGCGATCGATGATCTGGCCACCCCGATCAAGGGCAAGGCCGACATCCAGAACGTCGCCACCATCAGCGCCAACAACGACGCCGAGATCGGCAAGATCATGGCCGACGCCTTCGAGAAGGTGGGCAAGGACGGCGTGATCACCGTCGAAGAGGGCCGCGGCCTGGAGACCGAGGTCACGGTCGTCGAGGGCATGCAGTTTGACCGCGGTTACTTGTCGGCCAACTTCGTGACCGACGCCGACGCGATGCGCGTCGAGTTCGACAAGGCGCTCGTGCTGATCCACGAGGACAAGATCGACAACGTGCAGAAGCTCGTGCCCGTGCTCGAGAAGGTGATGAGCGCCAAGAAGCCGCTGCTCATCATCGCCGAAGACATTACGGGCGAGGCGCTATCGACGCTGGTCATCAACAAGCTGCGCGGCACGTTGCAGGTCGCCGCCGTCAAGGCTCCGGGCTATGGCGACCGCCGCAAGGCCATGCTGAACGACATCGCCGTGCTGACGGGCGCGACGGCCGTGATGAAGGACCTGGGCATGGACCTGGAGAAGGTCACGCTCGGCGACCTGGGCATGGCCAAGAAGGTCGAGATCGACGCGGACAACACGACGATCATCGAGGGTGCCGGCAAAACCAGCGACATCCAGAGCCGCATCGGCCAGATCCGCCGGGAGATCGAGGAGTCGACCAGCGACTACGACCGCGAGAAGCTGCAGGAGCGGCTGGCGAAGCTCGCCGGCGGCGTGGCTCAGATCAAGGTGGGCGCCGCGAGCGAGGCCGAGATGAAGGAGCGCAAGGCCCGCGTCGAGGACGCGCTGCACGCCACCCGCGCGGCGGTCGCCGAGGGCATCGTGCCCGGCGGCGGCACCAGCTTCATCCACGCCGTCGCGGCCATCGAGAAGCTCAAGGAGTGGAAGGCCGTGTTCGGCAAGGAGCGCGACGTGTCGGCCGACGAGGTAGGCCACGCGAAGTACGACGTAGCCTCGGGCATGCACATGGTGCGCGACGCCCTGACCGTGCCGACCAAGACCATCGCCGACAACGCCGGTGTCAAGGGCACCGTCGTGGTCGCCCGCATCCAGGAGCAGATCGAGAGCGACCCGAAGACCAACTTCGGCTACAACGCGCTCACCGACACCTACGAGGACCTGGTGAAGGCCGGCGTGATGACGCCCGCGAAGGTCGATCGCTCGGCCCTGCAGAACGCCGCGAGCGTTGCGAGCGTGCTGCTCGCGGCCGACTGCCTGATCACCGAGAAGCCCGGCGCCGACGACGACGCCGGCGGCGCCCCTGACATGGACGGCATGGGTGGAATGGGCGGCATGGGTGGCATGGGCATGGGCGGCATGGGTGGCATGCCTGGAATGGGTGGCATGGGCTTCTAG
- a CDS encoding prepilin-type N-terminal cleavage/methylation domain-containing protein, which produces MTPARCTRAIDPISAGRHGFTLVELTVVLLIIGAIAGLALPAYGSAVARYRLQSAVHQLRADLDRSAAYARASGTPVTVQFDTTNHVVTFAGMPAGTVGGPDLVLDLDFGSMDAEISSATFGAGTEYTISGYGIPSDGGTVTLRNGVSGATITVDATTGQARITP; this is translated from the coding sequence ATGACACCGGCACGCTGTACACGAGCTATTGATCCGATCTCGGCCGGACGGCACGGCTTCACGCTGGTGGAGCTGACCGTCGTGCTCCTGATCATTGGTGCTATCGCGGGCCTCGCGCTGCCGGCTTACGGCAGCGCGGTGGCCCGGTATCGCTTGCAGTCGGCCGTCCACCAGCTACGGGCCGACCTGGATCGCAGCGCAGCCTATGCCCGGGCATCCGGTACGCCGGTCACCGTGCAGTTCGACACCACCAACCATGTCGTGACGTTCGCGGGCATGCCCGCCGGTACCGTGGGCGGTCCCGATCTCGTGCTCGACCTCGACTTCGGCTCCATGGATGCCGAGATCAGCAGCGCGACGTTCGGCGCCGGGACGGAATACACGATCTCGGGCTATGGGATTCCGTCGGACGGCGGGACGGTCACGCTACGGAACGGCGTTTCCGGGGCCACCATCACCGTCGACGCGACGACCGGGCAGGCGAGGATCACGCCTTGA
- a CDS encoding ATPase, T2SS/T4P/T4SS family, translating to MSSASDERPTHDQAATPPPVARIGDVLVDRGVITEDQLGAALQRQQAEGTLLGEILVEEGIISPATLVHTLGQHLDLPSCVLRHGLVDPELLKLVTADVAHELGVMPMFRIRDEMTVAMAEPQSLPTIDRLSAITECRIRPVLALRANIDEFIDKYAQSQANLTAFLSQLRESDVEVFDKENVDEEEAEGDLAKIIAGSPIVNLVNMAVLTAIRDRASDIHIEPSHKGTRIRYRIDGTLRDLMRPPQGMHSAIASRVKILAKLDIAEKRMPQEGRIRIMAEGREVSLRVSSIPTLLGEKLVIRILDRDNLNSSLADLGIRPELMMTITRMLRKPYGLMLVTGPTGSGKSTTLYSALELLSSPERNIVTVEDPVEYQLDLINQIQVQDAIGLSFAKALRSILRQDPDVIMVGEIRDQDTARVATQAAITGHVVLATLHTNDAPGAVERLLDMGIEPYLLSGALNGVIAQRLARTICQHCATRYYPDETLLAEAGIEDEQRAPFRRGLGCQHCHDTGFQGRLGVYEVMEVTPPIRRLVHAGASSMELREAFFKGGGKSLREEAVLVAKRGSTSLEEALRVTRSDDDLDDAKPAEAAA from the coding sequence GTGAGTTCCGCCAGCGACGAACGACCGACCCACGACCAGGCCGCCACGCCGCCACCGGTCGCCCGCATCGGCGACGTGCTGGTCGACCGCGGCGTCATCACCGAGGACCAGCTCGGCGCCGCGCTGCAGCGCCAGCAGGCCGAAGGCACGCTGCTGGGCGAGATCCTCGTTGAAGAGGGCATCATCTCGCCCGCCACGCTCGTCCACACGCTGGGCCAGCACCTGGACCTGCCCTCGTGCGTGCTCCGGCACGGGCTGGTCGACCCCGAGTTGCTCAAGCTCGTGACCGCCGACGTCGCCCACGAGCTGGGCGTCATGCCGATGTTCCGCATCCGCGACGAGATGACCGTGGCGATGGCCGAGCCGCAGTCGCTGCCCACGATCGATCGCCTGAGCGCGATCACCGAGTGCCGCATCAGGCCCGTGCTGGCGCTTCGCGCCAACATCGATGAATTCATCGACAAGTACGCCCAGAGTCAGGCGAACCTGACGGCCTTCCTGTCGCAGCTCCGCGAGTCGGACGTCGAGGTCTTCGACAAGGAGAACGTCGACGAGGAAGAGGCCGAGGGCGACCTCGCCAAGATCATCGCCGGCAGCCCCATCGTCAACCTCGTGAACATGGCGGTGCTGACGGCCATCCGCGACCGAGCCAGCGACATCCACATCGAGCCCAGCCACAAGGGCACGCGCATCCGCTACCGCATCGACGGCACGCTGCGCGACCTCATGCGCCCGCCGCAGGGCATGCACTCGGCCATCGCGTCGCGCGTGAAGATCCTGGCCAAGCTCGACATCGCCGAGAAGCGCATGCCCCAGGAGGGCCGGATCCGGATCATGGCCGAGGGCCGCGAGGTGTCCTTGCGTGTCTCCAGCATCCCCACGCTGCTGGGCGAGAAGCTGGTGATCCGCATCCTGGACCGCGACAACCTGAACTCGAGCCTGGCCGATCTGGGCATCCGCCCCGAGCTGATGATGACCATCACGCGGATGCTGCGCAAGCCCTACGGGCTCATGCTCGTGACCGGGCCGACGGGCAGCGGCAAGTCAACGACGCTCTACTCGGCGCTCGAACTGCTCAGCAGCCCCGAGCGCAACATCGTGACCGTCGAAGACCCGGTCGAGTACCAGCTCGACCTGATCAACCAGATCCAGGTGCAGGACGCCATCGGCCTGAGCTTCGCCAAGGCCCTTCGCAGCATCCTGCGTCAGGACCCCGACGTCATCATGGTCGGCGAGATCCGCGACCAGGACACCGCCCGCGTCGCCACGCAGGCAGCCATCACCGGGCACGTCGTGCTCGCAACGCTGCACACCAACGACGCGCCCGGCGCCGTCGAGCGATTGCTGGACATGGGCATCGAGCCGTATCTCCTCAGCGGTGCGCTCAACGGCGTCATCGCCCAGCGGCTGGCCCGGACGATCTGCCAGCACTGCGCGACGCGCTACTACCCAGACGAGACGCTGCTGGCCGAGGCGGGCATCGAGGACGAGCAGCGAGCGCCCTTCCGCCGCGGCCTGGGCTGCCAGCACTGCCACGACACGGGCTTCCAGGGTCGGCTGGGCGTCTATGAGGTCATGGAGGTCACGCCGCCGATCCGTCGCCTCGTACATGCGGGCGCGTCGTCGATGGAGCTCCGCGAGGCGTTCTTCAAGGGCGGCGGCAAGTCGTTGCGCGAGGAGGCCGTGCTCGTCGCCAAGCGCGGCTCGACCAGCCTCGAAGAAGCGCTCCGTGTCACGCGGAGCGACGACGATCTTGACGACGCCAAGCCCGCGGAGGCAGCGGCATGA
- a CDS encoding ATP-binding protein yields MGISLLHRRERTILGFVAASVGIVAVVIGAYSWLYIDAAGRPETVQAWVELGAIGAGAILGLVLMGRWVRGRMLSMSALREAVLASENHKAAPSELRLADRFGPEAGAWNALVDRLQEGPARKTAGHEPGIAAATGDGQLATSVCSALWQGVLVVGPGLDIRFANTAAVMLLGVDLAELQHKPLTDVLDVSALVNAPGGHGLRRGTIELDRTIGEATSHLRITVRDGQGMDGHVVVIEDITQLNAAEEARANFIAHATHELRTPLTNMRLYAETALGDDCDEAMLGTCLNVINQEVRRLERVVSDMLSVSEMEAGALSIQEGEVRLDQLFEELRLEFENQAKGKGVTLKFTLPPKLPVVRGDRDKLLQAYHNVLGNAIKYTPEGGVVTLSADWGDEGLDVSVRDTGVGIAEADRQRIFERFYRTDDVRASGTQGTGLGLTLAKEIMLGHEGGIDVDSEPGKGSVFTMFIPGGRLVA; encoded by the coding sequence ATGGGCATCAGCTTGCTGCACCGGCGTGAACGCACGATCCTCGGATTCGTCGCCGCGTCGGTTGGCATCGTGGCCGTGGTTATCGGGGCTTATTCCTGGCTCTACATCGACGCCGCAGGTCGCCCCGAGACGGTCCAGGCCTGGGTCGAACTCGGTGCCATTGGCGCAGGAGCCATCCTCGGCTTGGTCTTGATGGGCCGCTGGGTGCGCGGCCGCATGCTCTCGATGAGCGCCCTCCGCGAGGCGGTCCTCGCGTCCGAAAACCACAAGGCGGCTCCGAGCGAACTGCGGCTGGCCGATCGCTTCGGCCCCGAGGCCGGCGCCTGGAACGCCCTCGTCGACCGCCTCCAGGAAGGACCTGCTCGCAAGACCGCCGGCCACGAGCCAGGAATCGCGGCCGCGACCGGCGACGGCCAGCTTGCGACCTCGGTTTGCTCGGCACTCTGGCAGGGCGTGCTGGTGGTCGGCCCGGGACTGGACATCCGATTCGCCAACACGGCAGCGGTCATGCTGCTGGGCGTCGATCTCGCCGAGCTCCAGCACAAGCCGCTCACCGACGTGCTCGACGTTTCGGCGCTGGTGAATGCTCCGGGAGGGCACGGCCTGCGTCGGGGGACCATCGAGCTCGATCGCACGATCGGTGAAGCGACGTCCCACCTCCGCATTACGGTGCGCGACGGCCAAGGCATGGACGGCCACGTCGTCGTGATCGAGGACATCACCCAGCTCAACGCGGCCGAGGAGGCGCGGGCCAACTTCATTGCCCACGCCACCCACGAGCTGCGCACGCCGCTGACCAACATGCGTCTGTATGCCGAGACGGCGCTGGGCGACGATTGCGACGAGGCGATGCTGGGCACGTGCCTGAACGTCATCAACCAAGAGGTTCGCCGGCTCGAGCGCGTCGTCTCCGACATGCTCAGCGTGAGCGAGATGGAAGCCGGGGCGCTGTCGATCCAGGAGGGCGAAGTACGGCTTGATCAGCTCTTCGAAGAGCTGCGTCTCGAGTTCGAGAACCAGGCCAAGGGCAAGGGCGTCACGCTGAAGTTCACGCTGCCGCCCAAGCTGCCCGTCGTGCGCGGCGACCGCGACAAGCTGCTCCAGGCCTACCACAACGTGCTGGGCAACGCCATCAAGTACACGCCGGAGGGCGGCGTCGTCACCTTGTCAGCCGACTGGGGCGACGAGGGGCTGGACGTTTCCGTACGCGATACGGGCGTGGGCATCGCCGAGGCCGACCGCCAGCGCATCTTCGAGCGGTTCTACCGCACCGACGACGTACGGGCCTCGGGCACCCAGGGCACGGGCCTGGGCCTCACGCTCGCCAAGGAAATCATGCTGGGCCACGAGGGCGGCATCGACGTCGACTCCGAGCCGGGCAAGGGCAGCGTCTTCACGATGTTCATTCCCGGTGGTCGGCTCGTCGCTTGA
- a CDS encoding type II secretion system protein, with amino-acid sequence MMRTRRAGFSLIELVIVIAILGILAAVAVPRMSRGAAGATSSRLRADLATMRSALELYYAEHNNTYPTVANFENALVNQFTDVDGNLNATKTGVFIYGPYLKEIPTIQVGAQKGNNGVAAADAAGIAWLYNETTGVITANTGAATDDTGTLYTSY; translated from the coding sequence ATGATGCGTACACGTCGGGCTGGCTTCAGCCTGATCGAGCTGGTGATCGTGATCGCGATCCTGGGGATCCTGGCGGCCGTCGCCGTGCCCCGCATGAGCCGTGGCGCCGCCGGCGCGACGTCTTCGCGACTGCGTGCCGATCTGGCGACCATGCGGAGTGCTCTGGAGCTGTACTACGCCGAGCACAACAACACGTATCCGACGGTGGCCAACTTCGAGAACGCGCTGGTCAACCAGTTCACGGACGTCGACGGAAACCTGAACGCGACCAAGACCGGCGTGTTCATCTACGGCCCGTACCTGAAGGAGATTCCCACCATCCAGGTGGGCGCCCAGAAGGGGAACAACGGCGTGGCCGCGGCAGACGCCGCCGGCATCGCCTGGCTGTACAACGAAACGACCGGCGTGATCACCGCCAACACCGGCGCTGCGACCGATGACACCGGCACGCTGTACACGAGCTATTGA
- a CDS encoding NADH-quinone oxidoreductase subunit A, translating to MLLGVTDPVAYLPLAIILMAVVGFSVMNLVLTRILGPNRAGETKALSYESGMEPVGTARKRFNVRFYLIAMVFLVFDVEVVFLYPWATTFANLELGSEDRLWWLVRILFFLFTTVVAFLYGLRKGVFRFD from the coding sequence ATGCTGCTCGGCGTGACCGATCCTGTAGCCTACCTGCCCTTGGCGATCATCTTGATGGCCGTGGTGGGCTTTTCGGTGATGAACCTGGTGCTCACGCGCATCCTCGGCCCGAATCGGGCCGGTGAGACCAAGGCCCTGTCGTATGAGAGCGGCATGGAGCCCGTGGGCACGGCCCGCAAGCGGTTCAACGTGCGGTTCTACCTGATCGCCATGGTGTTCCTGGTGTTCGACGTCGAGGTCGTGTTCCTGTATCCATGGGCCACGACGTTCGCCAACCTCGAGCTCGGCTCCGAAGACCGCCTCTGGTGGCTGGTCCGCATCCTCTTCTTCCTCTTCACGACGGTGGTCGCCTTCCTGTACGGCCTCCGCAAGGGCGTCTTCCGCTTCGACTGA
- a CDS encoding co-chaperone GroES: MNVKPLDDRIVVRPAPQETKTESGIYLPETSKERPMTGKVIAVGPGRRLDNGERAKPTVKKGDTVVYGKYAGTEVEVKGDEHLILRESELLGVLDR; the protein is encoded by the coding sequence ATGAACGTCAAGCCTCTCGATGACAGAATCGTCGTTCGCCCCGCGCCGCAGGAGACCAAGACCGAGTCTGGCATCTACCTGCCCGAGACGAGCAAGGAGCGGCCCATGACCGGCAAGGTCATCGCCGTCGGGCCGGGCCGTCGCCTGGATAACGGCGAGCGTGCCAAGCCCACCGTGAAGAAGGGCGACACCGTGGTGTACGGCAAGTACGCCGGGACCGAGGTCGAGGTGAAGGGCGACGAGCACCTGATCCTGCGCGAGAGCGAGCTTCTCGGCGTTCTCGATCGCTGA
- a CDS encoding type II secretion system F family protein yields MKWRYVGYETSGAPKRGTIEAADESAARDKLRARGIIVLEINPDKGVGQARRRIKGPKGKLADISQFMRHLSVLIASGTPLSEGVEAMAQQTRDEKFRKVLKRVQAEIESGTPLSDAMTAHPGYFDDVSRAMVAAGETSGKLGDMLERVSALMRQKLAMRRAIVGAMIYPCILIGIGFIVVLVMLIMVFPRFESMFESLETAIPPSTQFFLWLSTMLREYWWAWLASIVPAALLARFALLQPATARLIDRTLLRTPKLGDISRSIASARLARMVSLLLESHLPLLDVLSLCAGSMRSPEYAALLRQAHDAAEVGQPISTVFEEASLLHGLVREGVRTGERTGRMGMMLGNVADFLEEENEATLKALSAIIEPLLLVTLGIVVGGIATSMFLPLFDLTASAGAS; encoded by the coding sequence ATGAAGTGGCGATACGTCGGCTACGAGACCAGCGGCGCGCCCAAGCGCGGTACGATCGAGGCCGCCGACGAGTCCGCGGCACGCGACAAGCTTCGGGCGCGCGGCATCATCGTCCTGGAGATCAATCCCGACAAGGGCGTTGGCCAGGCGCGCCGTCGCATCAAGGGACCCAAGGGCAAGCTGGCCGACATCTCGCAGTTCATGCGGCACCTTTCGGTGCTCATTGCCTCGGGCACGCCGCTGTCCGAGGGCGTCGAGGCGATGGCCCAGCAGACGCGCGACGAGAAGTTTCGCAAGGTGCTGAAGCGTGTGCAGGCCGAGATCGAGTCGGGCACGCCCCTCTCGGACGCGATGACCGCCCACCCGGGCTACTTCGACGACGTGAGCAGAGCCATGGTGGCGGCCGGCGAGACGAGCGGCAAGCTGGGCGACATGCTCGAACGCGTGTCGGCGCTCATGCGCCAGAAGCTGGCGATGCGCCGTGCGATCGTCGGTGCGATGATCTACCCCTGCATCCTCATCGGCATCGGTTTCATCGTGGTGCTCGTGATGCTCATCATGGTGTTCCCGCGGTTCGAGTCGATGTTCGAGTCGCTGGAGACGGCGATCCCGCCCAGCACGCAGTTCTTCCTCTGGCTCAGCACCATGCTCCGCGAGTACTGGTGGGCGTGGCTGGCCTCCATCGTGCCGGCAGCGCTGCTGGCGCGGTTTGCCCTGCTGCAGCCCGCGACGGCCAGGCTCATCGATCGCACGCTGCTGCGGACGCCCAAGCTTGGCGACATCTCGCGATCGATCGCGAGCGCCCGTCTGGCACGGATGGTCTCGCTGCTGCTCGAGAGCCACCTGCCACTGCTCGACGTGCTGTCGCTGTGCGCGGGTTCGATGCGTAGTCCCGAGTACGCCGCGCTGCTCCGTCAGGCTCACGACGCCGCCGAGGTCGGCCAGCCGATCAGCACCGTGTTCGAGGAAGCAAGCCTGTTGCACGGGCTCGTTCGCGAGGGCGTGCGCACGGGCGAGCGGACCGGTCGTATGGGCATGATGCTGGGCAACGTTGCCGACTTCCTTGAGGAAGAGAACGAAGCAACGCTGAAGGCGCTCAGCGCCATCATCGAGCCGCTCCTCCTCGTCACGCTGGGCATCGTCGTCGGTGGCATCGCCACGAGCATGTTCCTGCCGCTGTTCGACCTTACCGCGTCGGCTGGAGCATCATAA
- a CDS encoding prepilin-type N-terminal cleavage/methylation domain-containing protein, which yields MSRPTRRRGFSLAEMLVAMAITTIVLGGAVAAIGVGGRTFGAATSGIAAAPTLDGMARMSADVELALHFTESTATAVSFYVPDRTGDGAPDLIRYAWSGSDGDPITLSMNGSTPWPIVPSVTSLSMDYFVATTPADATWHGVAPPAAADELVFERAYSGSPAQTFSVDDGVSVAAIVQPASPSSGRPYAITRIIVPMTEAAHQADNVNISVHRVNMLTAVPMPTALTTTTIRKQDLPETLEFVEVTFDTEVVFDDEDFVAIVISSAKSKPSVDVPLENSPQFLTDGWVATTSVPGAWVLSGARDLPIEIYAVEAP from the coding sequence TTGAGCCGCCCAACCCGACGTCGAGGGTTCTCGCTGGCCGAGATGCTCGTCGCGATGGCCATCACCACCATCGTCCTCGGCGGCGCGGTCGCCGCCATCGGCGTGGGCGGGCGCACGTTTGGTGCGGCGACCAGCGGCATCGCGGCGGCGCCCACGCTCGATGGCATGGCTCGCATGTCGGCCGACGTCGAGTTGGCATTGCACTTCACCGAATCAACGGCGACGGCCGTCTCCTTCTACGTGCCCGATCGCACCGGCGACGGCGCGCCCGACCTGATCCGCTACGCCTGGAGCGGGAGCGACGGCGATCCGATCACGCTCTCCATGAACGGCTCGACGCCGTGGCCGATCGTGCCCTCGGTCACGAGCCTGTCGATGGACTACTTCGTCGCGACGACGCCGGCAGACGCGACATGGCACGGAGTTGCTCCGCCAGCGGCCGCCGACGAACTCGTCTTCGAACGAGCCTACAGCGGCAGTCCCGCCCAGACGTTCAGCGTCGATGATGGCGTCTCGGTCGCGGCGATCGTGCAGCCGGCGTCGCCGTCGAGTGGTCGGCCCTACGCGATTACTCGCATCATCGTTCCGATGACTGAGGCAGCCCACCAAGCCGACAACGTCAACATTTCTGTTCATCGGGTGAACATGCTGACCGCGGTACCGATGCCGACGGCACTCACGACGACCACGATCCGCAAGCAAGATCTGCCCGAAACGCTCGAGTTTGTCGAGGTGACCTTCGACACCGAAGTCGTCTTCGATGACGAGGATTTCGTGGCGATCGTGATCTCTTCTGCAAAGAGCAAGCCTTCGGTCGACGTCCCGCTCGAGAACTCGCCGCAGTTCCTCACCGATGGCTGGGTCGCGACGACGTCGGTGCCGGGGGCCTGGGTCCTCTCGGGCGCGAGAGATCTTCCGATCGAGATCTATGCAGTTGAAGCCCCCTAG
- a CDS encoding STAS domain-containing protein, whose product MRIDEQVRGAVTFVRPDGAITQQDSAVFRTKLLDAATRSMGRCVVDATAVPFMDSAALESLLDATDQLGAAGRVLKLCGLHETVRECLELTGIAGRFDIYADGVSAARSFL is encoded by the coding sequence ATGCGCATCGATGAGCAGGTGCGGGGGGCCGTCACCTTCGTCAGGCCCGATGGGGCCATCACGCAGCAGGACTCGGCCGTGTTCCGCACGAAGCTGCTCGACGCGGCCACGCGATCGATGGGCCGCTGCGTCGTCGACGCTACCGCCGTCCCCTTCATGGACAGCGCCGCGCTCGAGTCGCTCCTCGACGCGACCGACCAGCTCGGTGCCGCCGGCCGCGTGCTGAAGCTCTGCGGCTTGCACGAGACCGTGCGGGAGTGCCTCGAGCTGACGGGCATCGCCGGACGCTTCGACATCTATGCCGACGGCGTGTCGGCTGCGAGGAGCTTCCTGTGA